The Nitrospinota bacterium genome segment TTAAAAGCACTTCCCCTTTATATCGATAGGCCTTTTTAATAAATCTGCTTTTTGGGTATTCTGAAATGATGATCTCGACAGAATCGAGCGCCTCTTTATAATTTTTTGATCCATACTGTTTTTCAAAATATCGGATGAGTATCTTTTCCCTTTTCGGGTAGTCCTTGTGATGTGTGATAATCTCTTTATAATATCCGAAGGCTTCTGATTCCTCTTTCTGCTTGAAATAAATATCGGCGATATAAGAAAGAACGTCTGGGACATATTTGCTCTGGGGATAATCTCCTAAAAATATTTTCAGCTCTTTCAGAGCAAGTTGATATATTCCATCCCTATAAAGGCCTTTTGCAAAGAGATATTGGTCTTCTTCTTTATTTTGAATTTTTTCAGTGGCATGGACTATAGAAAAGATAAAAATGAAGCTAAGAATAACTAAAAGATTTAAAGACAGCTTTAATCTATAACTATCCTTTCTCAAGAGAGATTCTCCCTACCTAGAACTGCTGATCCTATTACAGATAAAGAAACTATACAAAAACAGTTTTTAAATGGCAAGGGAAAATAGGAAAATTGGGTTTTAAGTTAAATTCAAATAGAAGCAAAAGCTATTTTATTTTAACGGCTAGTTCTTTCAGCCTTTCCACATAAGACATTGGTAATTTTGTTTTACCTATCAATATATCACTATTATAATTCCCATGACAATCTGAACCACCTGTAATGACGAGATCATATTTTTCTGCAATATTTAGATAGTGCTTTATATCTTCAGAGGTATGAGAAGGATGGTAGATCTCCAAACCCTTAAGACCAAACCTCATCATCTCTGGAATAAGATGATCTCTTCTTTGCAAACCAGGATGAGCAAAAACAGGTATACCTTTAGCTTTTAAAATAATATCGATGGCTTCTTTAAAACTCAGGGCATCTATTTCTATATAAGCTGGTTTACCATTTCCAATAAATCTATCAAAGGCCTCAAACAGAGAAGATACCCATCCCTCGTTTTTTAAGAAACGGGCAAGGTGCAGCCTCCCAACACAACCATCACCAGAAAATGCCATGAATCTATCCACATCTATATAAACCCCTAAATCTTTTAGTTTCTTTATCATTCGAAGCATCCTCTCTTCACGCAATTTTTTGATTTTAAGAATTTTCTTTTCTAAGTTCTTGTCTCTCCAATCAATAAAGTATCCTAATATATGAATATCTTCATTTCCCTCTGTAGCAGTAAGCTCAACAGAAGGAATAACCTCAATCCCATTCTTTTCTCCAGCTTTAAGCCCAGATTCAATTCCCATAATCGAATCATGATCAGTAATAGCTATAGCCTTCAAACCAATTTTTTTTGATCTCTCAACAACTTCTTCTGGTGAAGAGAGACCATCGGAGTATTTTGTGTGAAGATGGAGATCAGCGAATTCACTTTTCATAATAATCCAACTATTTCCAAGTAAAAAATGGAGCGGGCAACGGGATTCGAACCCGCGACACCAAGCTTGGGAAGCTTGTACTCTACCAACTGAGCTATGCCCGCTCAATTATCCGGTTCTTTAATTTTTATTTTATTATATAGTGACCATAAAAAAAATCAATTAAAATAGTTTATGATATGTTCTATAAGTATTGACGAATCTGATCAATTCCAAAAATTTCTTCTATATATTTCAAAGCCTCATTTCTATCAATTATTATTCCAGAACCTCTAGCCTCTTGAACCTCTCTTAATATTTCTCCAAAAATAGGTCCTGGTTTTATACCATATAAATTGATTAAGTCTTTACCTCTAATAAGAGGTTTCTCTTCGAATTTTATATATCGATTTAAATAATAATCAAATAACCTGTCTATAACTCCACTCACATCAGTATTATTCAAATCTCTGCCTTCTTTCAGAGTAGCCTTTGCATCAGCAAGGGCAATCAGACAGACTTCAACACCTTCTTTCCCAATATCTTTGAAAAACCGAAAAAAAGCTCTTTCTGAAAGCTTCTCGGCTTTACTCATATGAAGAGGTCTTAAATGATTTAATATTATTTTTTTGATACTATCTACTGAACGATTACTCATCTTCAATCCTAAACCAAAATTTTTCCCTATTTCTGCACCTACTTTTTCATGTTCAAAAAATCTTCTATTACCCTGATTATCCTCCGTCATTGTCTTTGGTTTTCCAATATCATGGAAGAGAGCGCAGAATTTTGCTATTTCTTTTTTAGAGATATTTGCCTCGACCTCTTCTTTGAGATGAACTTTTAGCCAATCAAAATAATGAGGAAACAAAAATTCGAGACTATCGAAAATCTCTTCTAAAAAAATCAAGGTATTGAGACTATGTTTCCACAGGTTGTATCTTTTCCCTTCACCTATAGATATATTCTCTAAGGACTTTATCTCTTGAAAAAGAAATTCTAAAAGGTTTAATTTATAGAGCTTTTGGATAAAATAACTGCTTTTGGGGGATAAAAATATCTTGAACAACTCTTCCTTTATCCTCTCAGGAGAAACTGTCTTTATAAGATGTGATTTAGCTTTGATGAATTTTTCAGTCCTTTCTTCTAAGTGAAAACCTAATGTTAAAAATCTGATACCTCTTAACAACCTTAGAGGATCATCTTCTAAAATTTTTTCATCTTTAACGCGTATAATCTTATTCTGAATATCTTTTATTCCCTCTGAAGGGTCAATAACTGAGACCCCCTTCTCTTCCAATATATCTTTTAATTTCACAGCAAGAGAGTTCACTGTAAAGTCTCTCAAAAGAAGATCTTCTTCAATCATGCCCTCTCTGAAACCAACAATATCAATCTGGACAAACTCTTCTCCCTTTTTCAGCACAACCCTGAATAGAGACCTCTTTTTATCCAAGCAGAAAAAAGAGCCTGAAATTCTTCTGGCCAACTCCTCTCCAAAAACCTTTACATCCCCTTCAACTGCAATATCCATTTCATTTTCTTTTACCATTCCCAGAATAAAATCCCTGACAATCCCTCCTACAAGATAGACTTCTTTCTTTAAATCCTTTGATAAGGAATCGATATCTTTCAAAAGAGAAGCTATCTTCAGACTGTTTAATATATCCTTAGAAAGGAGGGTAAAATTCCCCATAAAAACCTTTTTAAAATATATCCTATAATTCTTTATTTAATGATTACTGCTTTCAATCTTATCATAGAAAGATCACCTAACGCAGACAAAAAGAAAAAAAGAAAGAAATTATATAAAGATACAACTAAAAAATTAAATAAGAGAGAAAAAGACGTTTATTTAGAGATAAGTTTTTAAAGTTTGTGATGATCTGGATTGAAAATTAACGGAAACTTTAAAAATATTGAACTAAAGCAAGAAATCATCAATCACCCGCAATATTACCTTCCCCAGATTCTGCTATTTCACCAATTGGTCTGTAGTTTACTTTAATGTCTATTTTTTTCTTTTCCTGTCATATGTCTACTTCATCTACTCTACTCCCTTGGAAAATATATCCTATCTCTTTATTCCTTTTAGAGATGACTTTTATCGTTGGCTCTTTGGGATCAACGAATCCTTGAGTATCCATGAAATATTGATCCACAATCTGCTTAAGTGACCTTCTTCCTACTATTCTATCTCTGCTGTATTCGCCTGACGTTTCAACAGAGTAGTTTCCGAGAAAAAAGAGGAAGACCTCATCCAATTTTGACTTTTCTTCTCTATCAGGATCACGATTTACTATCTTCACAACATTAAATTTTCGTTTATAAAAAGAAAGTGATTTTATCTGATCTAGTTTTACCTCTTTCTGGCTGAGATAATCGGCAAAAGAAAAGACAGCTCTTGGGGTTATGAAAACCATCAAAAAAATTACCATTAAAAGAGCAAATTTCCCTAACTTAATTGAATAAAAATCTTTTAATGGTTGATGCATAAAAAGATCTCCTTTTTAACCCGATGAATTTATTTTATGGCCTTATGACTGCAAGGATATAGGCATCCAAATTTAAATATTTCTTGGCTATCAAGAGAACATCACCTGTAGTTACTTTTGATATCTTTTTGTAATATCTTTTAAATTCATCAAAACCCAATCCATAAATCTCATTAAAGCCCATATCAGCAGCCTGAGCAGAATACCTCTGCAAGCCAATCTCATAGTCTCCGATCAGGCTTTTCTTTGCCCTTTCAATTTCTTGAACACTAACTTCTCTCTCTACTATCTTTCTCAACTCTCTTTTAATCCCTTTGATGGCCTGTTCTTCTTTTTCAGGGCTGGTTGCTATATAAACACCGAAATATCCAGGTTCTATGCCAAGACGATTAAAAGATGTGACGGTATATGCCAAACTCTCTTTATCTCTGAGTTCAATAAACAATCTCCCTCCTTGACCTGAGAGAATAGAATTCAGAACCTCCAGAGGATATCTATCGGGGCCCTTCATAGATGTTCCCAAAAAACCAAGCATAATATGGGTCTGCTTTTTTTCTCTTCTCTTTGTTTTAACTCTTACCTTCTCAACGGTTTTCTCTTTAGGTATATGAGGGAAAATAAAATCATGAGATCTCCATTTCCCAAAAAGGGTCTCTACTTTCTTTATGACCTCATTGCTGTTTATATCTCCTACGATACTAAGGACCATATTGTTGGGAATAATGTACTTTTGATAAAACTCTTTCAGATCATTTCTGGAAAGATTCTTTACTGAATTTATCGTCCCGAGAGAAGTCATTCCATAGGGATGATTTTTGAAAAGAGTGCTATAAAATATCTTTGCGGTTGATTGTATAAGATTATCCTCTTCTCGCTGAATATTATAAATAATCTCCCTCCTCTTTTTCTCTAGTTCTTCATTATCAAAGCTTGGATTGAGAATGAGGTCAGCAAAGAGTTCTATCCCCTTATCAAAAAATTGGCTAAGGACGACTGCCTCAACTCCCAAACTGTTTCTTCCAGAAAAACCTGAAACACTTCCAGCAATCGACTCTATCTCATTTGCTATATCGAGAGAGCTCTTTGTTTTCGTCCCCTTTGTAAACATCTCAGCGACAAAATTACTCACCCCGTTATTTTCACTAACTTCAAAACGTACACCTCCCAAAAATACCCCTCTCATTGCTACAATAGGTACACCATGATTTTGTTTAATAAGCAGGGTTAAGCCGTTATCCAGTTTTTTCTTTATAATTTCACTTTCAGCTTGTTTGGATGGCCTTTTTTCAAGTTCTCCTTTAATGTCTTTTGTTATCCTTTTAATATCTTTTATGTCGATAAACTCCTTTGTATCCTTTGGAAGAAGAATCCCAACTGTCATGTTAGTATCTTTTAAATATTTTCCGGCAACCCTCATAATATCCTTTGCTGAAACCTTATCTATCTCCTCTATATATTTCTTTTGATAAGAGATATCACCAAATACCGCGTGAAAGAAACCAAGGCTTCTGGCCTGGCCCTGCATGGTTTCCTTCTTATATATAAAATCACTCTTCAAATTAATCTTTGCCTTTTTCAGTTCTCTAGAGGAAACACTTTCTTGTTTTAGCTTAAATAGTTCCTCTAAAATATTTTTAAGGGCGTCTTGAACTTTAGCTTTTTCCAAAGAGGCCTCAACTAAAAATATCCCTGGATCCTTTAAAGATAGGGCATATGAATAAATAGAGTTTGCAAGCTCTTTTTGTATCTTTACTCTTTGGAAAAGTCTGGAACTCTCTCCCTGCCCTAGAATTAAGGCAAGCACATCTAAAGCGTAGGTATCTTGATGTGTGGCTTCTGGAATATGAAATGCTAGACTCAGTCGGGCTTTTTTTACATCTCTTGAGAAAATAACATTCCTTAATTCGTCTTGTGTCGGCTCTAAGAGCCTTTCTCTTTCAGGAAGATAATCTTTTTTAAATCGACCAAAGGCATCTTTTACCTTTGGTATCAAAATATCTTTATCAAAGTCGCCTGTAACAACTAGAAACATATTCTCAGGGACATACCATCGATCAAAATACTCCAGCAGTTTTTTTCTGGTAAGGCTTTTTATGGTTTGTTCGTATCCAATAATAGGCTTTCCATAGGGATGAACTCTAAAACTCTTTGAAAAAAGCTTATCATGAAGTTCCCTCTCAGGAAGGTCTTTAGCCCTCTTAACCTCCTCCAATATGACATCTAGCTCTCTCTCTAATTCTTTAGGATCAAAAGTTGGATTGATGATCGCATCAGATAATATATCGAGAGCTGTATCAAGATATCTGCTGGCAATTACAATGTAATATATAGTATAGTCGTATGAGGTAGAGGCATTGATATTTCCTCCAGCAGCCTCAACCTCTTTGGCTATCTCACCAACTCCCCTTTTCTTTGTACCCTTAAAAAGCATGTGTTCATATACATGAGATAAACCTGCTTCTTTCTTCTTTTCATCAGCGCTTCCCACATTCACCCAAACATTAAGCGCTACAACAGGTGAAGAGTGATCCTCTAAGAGAATCACCTTCATCCCATTTTGCAAACCAAAGATGGAAGGATTTTCTCGATCGGTTTCTGCATCAGAATTCTTTAATAACAAAACGACGAATAGAAAAAGAAATATCGATATTTTAAAAATCTTCGACAAGAAATCCTCTCTCATTCAATTCTCCTTATAGATGACAAATCATAACTCTTTCTTTTCTGGTTTTAACCTCTCCAGTCTTCATAGTATATCCTATCGACACCAGAGCCTTCTTTTGACGATGAAACTACCAAAAACAATAACAAGAAGAATACTGATAACCTGGGCCATTCGAAAGTTTCCTATCATTAAACTATCAGCCCTGAAAAAACTAACAAAAAAGCGTCCAATTGAATAAAGGATGATATATAATGAAAACAAGAATCCCTTTTTATATTCTCTTTTTCTGATTCCCCAAAGAGTAAGGAAAATCGTAAAATTTAAAACCATCTCATATAACATCGTAGGATGAAGAGGAACAGAGCCGAACTGGGCCCCAGCAATACTTGTCGGAGGGAATACGATACCCCAAGGCATGTCTGTGGGAATTCCATGGGCATCCCCGTTCATAAAATTTCCAAAGCGACCAAAGGTTTGTCCTAAAATGATTGCCGGTGCTACTGAATCTGCCATTTCCCAAAAAGACAGATTATGCCTTTTACAAAACAGGATGCCAGCAATAAAACCTCCGATTAACCCGCCATGGATTGCCAAGCCACCGTGCCAAACTGCAAGTATCTCTTTTAGATTCCTGCTATAAAAACTCCAATTAAATATAACATAGTATATTCTGGCACCCAATATCCCCATAATA includes the following:
- a CDS encoding tetratricopeptide repeat protein; the encoded protein is MRKDSYRLKLSLNLLVILSFIFIFSIVHATEKIQNKEEDQYLFAKGLYRDGIYQLALKELKIFLGDYPQSKYVPDVLSYIADIYFKQKEESEAFGYYKEIITHHKDYPKREKILIRYFEKQYGSKNYKEALDSVEIIISEYPKSRFIKKAYRYKGEVLL
- a CDS encoding PHP domain-containing protein; amino-acid sequence: MKSEFADLHLHTKYSDGLSSPEEVVERSKKIGLKAIAITDHDSIMGIESGLKAGEKNGIEVIPSVELTATEGNEDIHILGYFIDWRDKNLEKKILKIKKLREERMLRMIKKLKDLGVYIDVDRFMAFSGDGCVGRLHLARFLKNEGWVSSLFEAFDRFIGNGKPAYIEIDALSFKEAIDIILKAKGIPVFAHPGLQRRDHLIPEMMRFGLKGLEIYHPSHTSEDIKHYLNIAEKYDLVITGGSDCHGNYNSDILIGKTKLPMSYVERLKELAVKIK
- a CDS encoding HD domain-containing protein gives rise to the protein MGNFTLLSKDILNSLKIASLLKDIDSLSKDLKKEVYLVGGIVRDFILGMVKENEMDIAVEGDVKVFGEELARRISGSFFCLDKKRSLFRVVLKKGEEFVQIDIVGFREGMIEEDLLLRDFTVNSLAVKLKDILEEKGVSVIDPSEGIKDIQNKIIRVKDEKILEDDPLRLLRGIRFLTLGFHLEERTEKFIKAKSHLIKTVSPERIKEELFKIFLSPKSSYFIQKLYKLNLLEFLFQEIKSLENISIGEGKRYNLWKHSLNTLIFLEEIFDSLEFLFPHYFDWLKVHLKEEVEANISKKEIAKFCALFHDIGKPKTMTEDNQGNRRFFEHEKVGAEIGKNFGLGLKMSNRSVDSIKKIILNHLRPLHMSKAEKLSERAFFRFFKDIGKEGVEVCLIALADAKATLKEGRDLNNTDVSGVIDRLFDYYLNRYIKFEEKPLIRGKDLINLYGIKPGPIFGEILREVQEARGSGIIIDRNEALKYIEEIFGIDQIRQYL
- a CDS encoding pitrilysin family protein; this translates as MREDFLSKIFKISIFLFLFVVLLLKNSDAETDRENPSIFGLQNGMKVILLEDHSSPVVALNVWVNVGSADEKKKEAGLSHVYEHMLFKGTKKRGVGEIAKEVEAAGGNINASTSYDYTIYYIVIASRYLDTALDILSDAIINPTFDPKELERELDVILEEVKRAKDLPERELHDKLFSKSFRVHPYGKPIIGYEQTIKSLTRKKLLEYFDRWYVPENMFLVVTGDFDKDILIPKVKDAFGRFKKDYLPERERLLEPTQDELRNVIFSRDVKKARLSLAFHIPEATHQDTYALDVLALILGQGESSRLFQRVKIQKELANSIYSYALSLKDPGIFLVEASLEKAKVQDALKNILEELFKLKQESVSSRELKKAKINLKSDFIYKKETMQGQARSLGFFHAVFGDISYQKKYIEEIDKVSAKDIMRVAGKYLKDTNMTVGILLPKDTKEFIDIKDIKRITKDIKGELEKRPSKQAESEIIKKKLDNGLTLLIKQNHGVPIVAMRGVFLGGVRFEVSENNGVSNFVAEMFTKGTKTKSSLDIANEIESIAGSVSGFSGRNSLGVEAVVLSQFFDKGIELFADLILNPSFDNEELEKKRREIIYNIQREEDNLIQSTAKIFYSTLFKNHPYGMTSLGTINSVKNLSRNDLKEFYQKYIIPNNMVLSIVGDINSNEVIKKVETLFGKWRSHDFIFPHIPKEKTVEKVRVKTKRREKKQTHIMLGFLGTSMKGPDRYPLEVLNSILSGQGGRLFIELRDKESLAYTVTSFNRLGIEPGYFGVYIATSPEKEEQAIKGIKRELRKIVEREVSVQEIERAKKSLIGDYEIGLQRYSAQAADMGFNEIYGLGFDEFKRYYKKISKVTTGDVLLIAKKYLNLDAYILAVIRP
- the lgt gene encoding prolipoprotein diacylglyceryl transferase; amino-acid sequence: MHPILFEFGPIAVRYYGLMYVVSILVGIFLIKKEVKRKGIALTEDNIVNSVLFLIIMGILGARIYYVIFNWSFYSRNLKEILAVWHGGLAIHGGLIGGFIAGILFCKRHNLSFWEMADSVAPAIILGQTFGRFGNFMNGDAHGIPTDMPWGIVFPPTSIAGAQFGSVPLHPTMLYEMVLNFTIFLTLWGIRKREYKKGFLFSLYIILYSIGRFFVSFFRADSLMIGNFRMAQVISILLVIVFGSFIVKRRLWCR